From Juglans regia cultivar Chandler chromosome 8, Walnut 2.0, whole genome shotgun sequence, the proteins below share one genomic window:
- the LOC109000983 gene encoding uncharacterized protein LOC109000983 produces MAEKKEILPPKFDLDAKWDACLDLTLRRFVYSSLAGAFGGLLLFRTPVTRWTSVAFGAGVGIGSAYTDCSRLFDGTPPKLIASKSTETPVFQEAGNKN; encoded by the exons ATGGCTGAGAAGAAAGAGATATTGCCTCCCAAATTCGACTTGGATGCCAAATGGGATGCCTGTCTCGATCTGACCCTTCGCCGCTTCGTCTACTCCTCCTTGGCCGGCGCCTTCGGTGGCCTCCTCCTCTTCA GGACTCCTGTTACTCGCTGGACATCTGTAGCTTTTGGTGCTGGAGTAGGCATTGGATCTGCATACACGGACTGTTCTCGTTTATTTGATGGCACTCCGCCAAAGTTGATAGCTTCTAAGAGCACAGAGACTCCTGTTTTTCAG GAAGCTGGGAATAAGAACTGA
- the LOC109000982 gene encoding thymidylate kinase-like isoform X1, translating into MDNLAPNNYNSHLITSFDISSLGRDMTHVCCLTLSRALYVGGSALGNLLKSRLNFPQKYLNRQIRMATTHNSIVTSGSSKSRGALIVLEGLDRSGKTSQSSSLLKYLERLGHSAELWRFPDRSSNVGQMISSYLSNKSQLDDHTIHLLFSANRWERRSLMETKLKTGTTLIVDRYSYSGVAFSSAKGFGVEWCKAPEIGLLAPDLVLYLDIQPEQAAGRGGYGSERYEQLEFQRKVAQCYQDLYDASWKIIDACQPMEDIEKQLQNIVLDCVTTCQKGKPLSNLWSI; encoded by the exons ATGGACAATTTAGCCCCGAATAATTACAACTCTCATCTAATTACAAGCTTTGATA TTTCTAGTCTTGGGAGGGACATGACCCATGTCTGCTGTCTCACACTCTCCAGGGCTTT GTATGTTGGAGGATCAGCGTTAGGaaatttattgaaatctcgatTAAACTTTCCTCAAAAGTATCTAAATAGGCAGATTCGAATGGCAACCACCCACAATTCAATCGTTACTAGTGGCAGCAGTAAGTCAAGAGGTGCCTTGATTGTTCTAGAAGGCTTGGATCGTAGTGGGAAGACTTCACAGTCTAGTAGCCTACTCAAATACTTGGAAAGACTGGGGCATTCGGCTGAATTATGGCGATTTCCAGACAGAAGCTCAAATGTTGGGCAAATGATATCATCATATCTTTCCAACAAATCACAATTGGATGATCACACAATCCATCTTCTCTTCAGTGCAAATCGTTGGGAGAGGAG ATCATTAATGGAAACTAAACTGAAGACTGGAACCACCCTCATTGTTGACCGCTATTCTTATTCTGGAGTGGCTTTCTCGTCCGCCAAAGGATTTGGTGTTGAATGGTGTAAG GCACCAGAGATTGGGTTGCTGGCTCCAGATCTCGTTCTGTATCTTGACATACAGCCAGAA CAAGCTGCAGGAAGAGGAGGATATGGAAGTGAGAGATATGAGCAGCTCGAGTTTCAGAGGAAAGTTGCCCAATGCTATCAGGACCTTTATGATGCTTCCTGGAAG ATAATTGATGCTTGCCAACCTATGGAAGATATCGAGAAACAGCTGCAAAATATTGTATTGGATTGCGTCACCACATGCCAGAAAGGCAAACCCCTTTCCAACCTCTGGTCAATTTAA
- the LOC109000982 gene encoding thymidylate kinase-like isoform X2 → MTHVCCLTLSRALYVGGSALGNLLKSRLNFPQKYLNRQIRMATTHNSIVTSGSSKSRGALIVLEGLDRSGKTSQSSSLLKYLERLGHSAELWRFPDRSSNVGQMISSYLSNKSQLDDHTIHLLFSANRWERRSLMETKLKTGTTLIVDRYSYSGVAFSSAKGFGVEWCKAPEIGLLAPDLVLYLDIQPEQAAGRGGYGSERYEQLEFQRKVAQCYQDLYDASWKIIDACQPMEDIEKQLQNIVLDCVTTCQKGKPLSNLWSI, encoded by the exons ATGACCCATGTCTGCTGTCTCACACTCTCCAGGGCTTT GTATGTTGGAGGATCAGCGTTAGGaaatttattgaaatctcgatTAAACTTTCCTCAAAAGTATCTAAATAGGCAGATTCGAATGGCAACCACCCACAATTCAATCGTTACTAGTGGCAGCAGTAAGTCAAGAGGTGCCTTGATTGTTCTAGAAGGCTTGGATCGTAGTGGGAAGACTTCACAGTCTAGTAGCCTACTCAAATACTTGGAAAGACTGGGGCATTCGGCTGAATTATGGCGATTTCCAGACAGAAGCTCAAATGTTGGGCAAATGATATCATCATATCTTTCCAACAAATCACAATTGGATGATCACACAATCCATCTTCTCTTCAGTGCAAATCGTTGGGAGAGGAG ATCATTAATGGAAACTAAACTGAAGACTGGAACCACCCTCATTGTTGACCGCTATTCTTATTCTGGAGTGGCTTTCTCGTCCGCCAAAGGATTTGGTGTTGAATGGTGTAAG GCACCAGAGATTGGGTTGCTGGCTCCAGATCTCGTTCTGTATCTTGACATACAGCCAGAA CAAGCTGCAGGAAGAGGAGGATATGGAAGTGAGAGATATGAGCAGCTCGAGTTTCAGAGGAAAGTTGCCCAATGCTATCAGGACCTTTATGATGCTTCCTGGAAG ATAATTGATGCTTGCCAACCTATGGAAGATATCGAGAAACAGCTGCAAAATATTGTATTGGATTGCGTCACCACATGCCAGAAAGGCAAACCCCTTTCCAACCTCTGGTCAATTTAA
- the LOC109000985 gene encoding E3 ubiquitin-protein ligase RNF170-like isoform X1, translating into MDGPPANDFCSVCHSNFKFPCQANCSHWFCGDCIMLVWHHGSALQPCKCPLCRRQITLLVPGEASLSQRHDPEVAEILGKVQTYNRLFGGHANGLFQRMQDLPFLLRRLLRELMDPQRSLPLVIRARVYIAMLLSVVYVVSPIDIIPEGILGIVGLLDDLLIVLICFLHVAAIYRSILHFRHGGS; encoded by the exons ATGGATGGTCCTCCGGCAAACGATTTCTGCTCGGTGTGCCATAGCAACTTCAAGTTCCCTTGTCAAGCCAATTGTTCTCACTGGTTTTGCG GGGATTGTATAATGCTTGTTTGGCATCATGGATCAGCACTCCAGCCGTGTAAATGTCCCTTATGTCGTCGTCAAATTACCTTGTTGGTTCCTGGAGAGGCTTCATTAAGTCAGCGACATGATCCCGAGGTTGCTGAGATTCTTGGAAAGGTTCAAACATACAATCGCCTTTTTGGAGGGCATGCCAATGGCCTTTTTCAG AGAATGCAGGatcttccatttcttcttcgaAGGTTGTTGCGAGAACTGATGGATCCTCAGAGATCCCTTCCTCTTGTTATCAGAGCCCGTGTCTACATAGCA ATGCTTCTAAGTGTCGTCTACGTAGTCAGCCCCATTGACATTATTCCAGAAG GAATATTGGGAATAGTTGGCCTCTTGGATGATCTCCTTATAGTGCTCATCTGCTTCCTCCATGTTGCTGCCATTTACCGGTCGATACTTCATTTCCGTCATGGAGGTTCATGA
- the LOC109000985 gene encoding E3 ubiquitin-protein ligase RNF170-like isoform X2, whose amino-acid sequence MLVWHHGSALQPCKCPLCRRQITLLVPGEASLSQRHDPEVAEILGKVQTYNRLFGGHANGLFQRMQDLPFLLRRLLRELMDPQRSLPLVIRARVYIAMLLSVVYVVSPIDIIPEGILGIVGLLDDLLIVLICFLHVAAIYRSILHFRHGGS is encoded by the exons ATGCTTGTTTGGCATCATGGATCAGCACTCCAGCCGTGTAAATGTCCCTTATGTCGTCGTCAAATTACCTTGTTGGTTCCTGGAGAGGCTTCATTAAGTCAGCGACATGATCCCGAGGTTGCTGAGATTCTTGGAAAGGTTCAAACATACAATCGCCTTTTTGGAGGGCATGCCAATGGCCTTTTTCAG AGAATGCAGGatcttccatttcttcttcgaAGGTTGTTGCGAGAACTGATGGATCCTCAGAGATCCCTTCCTCTTGTTATCAGAGCCCGTGTCTACATAGCA ATGCTTCTAAGTGTCGTCTACGTAGTCAGCCCCATTGACATTATTCCAGAAG GAATATTGGGAATAGTTGGCCTCTTGGATGATCTCCTTATAGTGCTCATCTGCTTCCTCCATGTTGCTGCCATTTACCGGTCGATACTTCATTTCCGTCATGGAGGTTCATGA